One genomic window of Indioceanicola profundi includes the following:
- a CDS encoding alpha/beta fold hydrolase, with amino-acid sequence MPHVVASDGARIVYDAAGEGRPLLLVHGWATHGGFFSPQIAGLPDRFRVISVDLRGHGRSHREGDRPNVRQLADDLRTLADSLDLTGMLAVGWSMGAMVLWQALLDGMRDRTAGMVVVDMSPKVVNGPDWMYGLRGSSPGRSTNQAAEIMRADWPTVSRRASQRIFAHGHEGEHAELKQWAAAEIGSADADAMAALWVSLSGMDFRAELRRLDLPALIAFGTRSRLYAPETAAELQGLLPRASIIAFEHSGHAPHLEEPARFNSTLIQFAAELPPPARGTSKAA; translated from the coding sequence ATGCCGCACGTAGTGGCAAGCGACGGCGCGCGCATCGTTTACGATGCCGCCGGTGAGGGACGGCCCCTGCTGCTGGTCCATGGCTGGGCCACGCATGGGGGCTTCTTCAGCCCGCAGATTGCAGGGCTGCCCGACCGGTTCCGCGTCATCAGCGTCGATCTGCGCGGGCATGGCCGGTCCCACCGTGAGGGGGACCGGCCGAACGTGCGGCAACTGGCCGACGATCTCCGCACCCTGGCCGATTCCCTCGACCTGACCGGCATGCTGGCCGTGGGCTGGTCGATGGGCGCCATGGTGCTGTGGCAAGCGCTTCTGGACGGGATGCGGGACCGTACCGCCGGCATGGTGGTGGTCGACATGTCCCCGAAGGTGGTGAACGGCCCGGACTGGATGTACGGGCTGCGCGGCAGCAGCCCCGGCCGCAGCACGAACCAAGCAGCCGAAATCATGCGCGCCGACTGGCCCACGGTCAGCCGCCGGGCATCCCAGCGCATCTTCGCACACGGCCACGAGGGCGAGCATGCGGAGCTGAAGCAGTGGGCGGCTGCGGAAATCGGCAGTGCCGATGCGGACGCCATGGCTGCCCTGTGGGTGTCGCTGTCCGGCATGGATTTCCGGGCGGAACTCCGCCGGCTGGACCTGCCCGCCCTGATCGCCTTCGGAACCCGCAGCCGTCTCTATGCGCCGGAAACGGCGGCAGAGCTGCAGGGGTTGCTGCCCCGCGCCAGCATCATCGCCTTCGAGCATTCCGGCCATGCCCCGCATCTGGAGGAGCCGGCCCGGTTCAATTCGACCCTGATCCAGTTCGCCGCGGAACTGCCGCCACCGGCCCGCGGAACCAGCAAAGCGGCCTGA
- a CDS encoding YchJ family protein has protein sequence MEKCPCGSGRAFADCCGPYLAGERPAPTAEALMRSRYSAFAVQNIDYLEETLLPETRDDFDRANVTEWAKSSEWTGLEVKSTEKGREGDEEGWVEFVAHFSIGGKPHLHHESSRFAHRDGRWWYVEGIMGQRPRTAAKVGRNDPCTCGSGKKYKKCCGA, from the coding sequence ATGGAAAAGTGCCCCTGCGGCTCCGGCCGCGCCTTTGCGGATTGCTGCGGCCCCTATCTGGCGGGTGAGCGTCCGGCCCCCACGGCGGAGGCCCTGATGCGCTCCCGCTACAGCGCCTTCGCCGTCCAGAACATTGACTATCTGGAAGAGACGCTGCTGCCGGAGACGCGGGACGATTTCGACCGTGCCAATGTGACGGAGTGGGCCAAGAGCAGCGAGTGGACCGGGCTCGAGGTCAAGTCCACGGAGAAGGGCCGCGAGGGGGACGAGGAAGGCTGGGTCGAGTTCGTGGCCCACTTCAGCATCGGCGGCAAGCCGCACCTGCACCACGAGTCCAGCCGCTTCGCCCATCGTGATGGTCGCTGGTGGTATGTGGAGGGCATCATGGGCCAGCGTCCCCGCACGGCCGCGAAGGTTGGCCGCAACGATCCCTGCACCTGCGGCAGCGGCAAGAAATACAAGAAGTGCTGCGGCGCGTAA
- a CDS encoding MaoC family dehydratase, giving the protein MNERAMDQISVERTLTQAEFDLFARLSGDDNPIHVDPDFSARTRFGRTVAHGVFLYSILRGLADRLAPGGRQAAQEVRFPAPTYAGEPMRFEAWVESQTSDGAEIGIRAIRIADGVVTCDGRTVLLQGDDE; this is encoded by the coding sequence ATGAATGAGCGTGCAATGGACCAGATCTCCGTCGAACGCACGCTGACGCAGGCGGAATTCGATCTGTTCGCGCGGCTGTCTGGCGACGACAACCCCATCCATGTGGACCCGGACTTCTCCGCCCGGACGCGGTTCGGCCGAACGGTCGCGCACGGGGTGTTCCTCTATTCGATTCTGCGCGGGTTGGCCGACCGGCTGGCGCCCGGTGGGCGGCAGGCCGCGCAGGAGGTGCGCTTTCCAGCGCCGACCTATGCGGGTGAGCCGATGCGGTTCGAAGCCTGGGTCGAGAGCCAAACTTCAGACGGGGCGGAGATCGGCATCCGCGCAATCCGCATTGCCGACGGGGTGGTCACCTGTGACGGGCGCACGGTCCTGCTGCAGGGGGACGACGAATGA
- a CDS encoding TorD/DmsD family molecular chaperone produces MLDEVDRERAQLYRLMAVLLARPPEAELLDMVGRLDPDASTPLGNVLDGLAAAARRATVDEARREYGRLFIGVARGELMPYASYYITGFLMDRPLIAIRDELARLGVERADEVKEPEDHIAAELEVMAALVERQVGAGPNDERRFFERQLAGWTPAFFRDLEQAESAEFYRPVGALGRLFISLEREAFSFSPPLDTTAA; encoded by the coding sequence GTGTTGGACGAAGTCGACCGGGAACGAGCGCAGCTGTACCGCCTCATGGCGGTTCTTCTGGCAAGACCGCCCGAAGCAGAGCTGCTGGATATGGTCGGCCGCCTGGATCCGGATGCGTCCACGCCCCTGGGCAACGTCCTGGACGGGCTTGCAGCCGCGGCGCGGCGGGCGACGGTGGACGAGGCCCGGCGGGAGTACGGCAGGCTCTTCATCGGCGTCGCCCGCGGCGAGCTGATGCCCTACGCCTCCTACTACATCACCGGGTTCCTGATGGACCGGCCGCTCATCGCGATACGGGACGAGTTGGCCCGGCTGGGCGTCGAGCGCGCCGATGAGGTCAAGGAGCCCGAAGACCACATCGCCGCTGAGCTGGAGGTGATGGCTGCGCTGGTCGAGAGGCAGGTTGGCGCCGGCCCTAACGATGAGCGCCGCTTCTTCGAGCGGCAACTGGCGGGGTGGACCCCCGCCTTCTTCCGTGACCTGGAGCAGGCGGAGTCGGCGGAGTTCTACCGTCCCGTCGGTGCACTGGGTCGCCTTTTTATCAGCTTGGAACGGGAAGCCTTTTCGTTCTCTCCGCCGTTGGACACCACGGCGGCATGA
- a CDS encoding hotdog family protein, giving the protein MKLGDMAEITRIFTAADVADYVSLGGASMPDGVLPEPLIGALFSYLLGVRLPGQGTNYLKQETELLGKARVGEPLTARVEITRLRPEKNLVDLETTCRTSDGTVVARGRALVYVADVEGRPAA; this is encoded by the coding sequence ATGAAGCTCGGCGACATGGCGGAGATCACGCGCATTTTCACCGCGGCGGATGTGGCGGATTATGTCTCGCTCGGCGGTGCGTCCATGCCGGATGGCGTCCTGCCGGAGCCGCTGATCGGCGCGCTCTTCTCCTACCTGCTGGGCGTCAGGTTGCCGGGGCAGGGGACGAACTATCTGAAGCAGGAGACGGAGCTTCTCGGCAAGGCTCGCGTGGGCGAGCCGCTCACCGCGCGGGTCGAGATCACCCGCCTTCGCCCGGAAAAGAATCTGGTCGATCTGGAAACCACCTGCCGCACATCGGACGGGACGGTGGTGGCCAGAGGACGGGCGCTGGTCTATGTGGCGGATGTGGAAGGCAGGCCGGCGGCTTGA
- the fdh3B gene encoding formate dehydrogenase FDH3 subunit beta, protein MARMKFLCDSERCIECNACVTACKNEHEVPWGINRRRVITLQDGQPGERSISMACMHCTEPPCAAVCPVDCFYQTDDGVVLHSKEVCIGCGYCFYACPFGAPQYPQATNFGSRGKMDKCTFCAGGPLEDNSPEEYHQSGSNRLAEGKLPLCAEMCSTRSLMAGDGDILAEIYKERVVRRGYGSGAWGWSVAYATEQSGTFAPMGRPVRFG, encoded by the coding sequence ATGGCCCGGATGAAGTTCCTATGTGACTCCGAGCGCTGCATCGAGTGCAACGCCTGCGTCACCGCCTGCAAGAACGAGCATGAGGTGCCCTGGGGCATAAACCGTCGGCGCGTGATCACGCTCCAGGACGGCCAGCCCGGCGAGCGCTCGATCTCCATGGCCTGCATGCACTGCACCGAGCCGCCCTGCGCGGCCGTCTGTCCGGTGGACTGCTTCTACCAGACCGACGACGGGGTGGTGCTGCACAGCAAAGAGGTCTGCATCGGCTGCGGCTACTGCTTCTACGCCTGCCCGTTCGGCGCGCCGCAGTACCCGCAGGCCACCAACTTCGGCAGCCGCGGCAAGATGGACAAGTGCACCTTCTGCGCCGGCGGTCCGCTGGAGGACAACTCGCCAGAGGAATACCACCAGTCCGGCTCCAACCGGCTGGCGGAGGGCAAGCTGCCGCTCTGCGCCGAGATGTGTTCGACCCGCTCCCTGATGGCCGGCGATGGCGACATCCTGGCCGAAATCTACAAGGAGCGGGTGGTCCGGCGTGGCTACGGCTCCGGCGCGTGGGGCTGGTCCGTCGCCTATGCCACCGAACAGTCCGGCACCTTCGCTCCGATGGGGCGCCCGGTGCGCTTTGGCTGA
- a CDS encoding formate dehydrogenase subunit alpha: MLTKRRAASDTGAGRRGMAATLANAGQARGIDRRGFLKNSGLAAGGLAALGALSPTMVRKAKADAIARDGEVVQRKNICTHCSVGCTVIGEIQNGVWVQQEPGWESPISQGTHCAKGASVRELVKGERRVKYPLKLVDGEWQRVSWEQAIDEVGDQLLDIRQKDGPDSVFWLGSAKFSNEAAYLLRKTAAFWGTNNVDHQARICHSTTVAGVANTWGYGAMTNSYNDIQNSKCLVIIGGNPCEAHPVSLQHMLRAKERNRAPWIVIDPRFTRTAAHATQYVRLRPGTDIPVVWGILWHVFQNGWEDKEYINQRVYGMDEVRAEVAKWTPEEVERVSGVKGEELYQVAKQMAENRPATLIWCMGATQKTVGTANVRCFSILQLALGNIGVPGGGANIYRGHCNVQGATDMGLDVSSLPAYYGLAEGAWKHWARVWDMPYDWVINRFGLEGMPFEEKKKLAELKGIPTTRWFDGVLAEGDEIEQPNPITGMVVMGHGGNTVTRMPDMIKGMEKLKLLVVIDPHPTTFAAIRQRRNGTYILPACTQFETEGSRVCSNRSIQWGEKFVEPIFESKNDYEILYLLSRKLGFADQLFKHIHVEGTQPVVEDILREINRGSLSIGWTAITPERLKLHMRHQEDFDKITMQATKGPLKGEYYGLPWPAWGNPELRHPGSPVLYDTSKHVMEGGGTFRARFGVEHNGETLLAEGSFSKGSEIEDGYPEFTMAVLRKLGWDQELTPDERRVIELIGGNDVDSVSWATDLSLGIQRIALKHGCLPYGNAKARAVAWNLPDPVPIHREPIYTPRPELAQAYPALENRRDFRLPHLNRGVQVAALEKNIREQFPFVYTSGRLVEYEGGGEETRSNRWLAELQQEMFAEINVGDAQRLGIEDGGWVWIYGPENNSRARMKALVTERVGPGVVFLPFHFSGYWEGESLRNAYPPGTDPIVLGAPANAVTTYGYDPVTFMQETKVTLCRVEKA; the protein is encoded by the coding sequence ATGCTGACCAAGCGACGCGCTGCCAGCGACACAGGCGCCGGCCGCCGCGGGATGGCGGCCACGCTGGCGAATGCCGGCCAGGCTCGTGGGATCGACCGCCGCGGCTTCCTGAAGAATTCCGGCCTTGCCGCTGGCGGGCTGGCTGCCCTGGGCGCCCTGTCCCCTACCATGGTGAGGAAGGCCAAGGCCGACGCCATCGCCCGCGACGGCGAGGTCGTGCAGCGCAAGAACATCTGCACCCACTGCTCCGTCGGCTGCACTGTGATCGGCGAGATCCAGAACGGCGTCTGGGTGCAGCAGGAGCCGGGCTGGGAAAGCCCGATCAGCCAGGGCACCCACTGCGCCAAGGGCGCTTCCGTCCGTGAGTTGGTGAAGGGCGAGCGGCGGGTGAAGTACCCGCTGAAGCTGGTGGACGGCGAGTGGCAGCGCGTAAGCTGGGAGCAGGCGATCGATGAGGTCGGCGACCAGCTCCTGGACATTCGCCAGAAGGACGGGCCGGACAGCGTGTTCTGGCTGGGCAGCGCCAAATTCTCCAACGAAGCCGCCTATCTGCTGCGCAAGACGGCGGCGTTCTGGGGAACCAACAACGTCGACCATCAGGCCCGTATCTGCCATTCCACCACGGTCGCAGGTGTCGCCAACACCTGGGGCTACGGCGCGATGACCAACAGCTACAACGATATCCAGAATTCCAAGTGCCTGGTCATCATCGGCGGCAATCCCTGCGAGGCGCATCCGGTGTCGCTGCAGCACATGCTGCGCGCGAAGGAGCGCAACCGCGCCCCCTGGATCGTCATCGACCCTCGCTTCACCCGCACCGCCGCCCATGCCACCCAGTATGTGCGGCTGCGTCCCGGCACCGACATCCCGGTGGTCTGGGGCATTCTCTGGCACGTCTTCCAGAATGGCTGGGAGGACAAGGAGTACATCAACCAGCGCGTCTATGGCATGGACGAGGTCCGCGCCGAAGTCGCCAAATGGACGCCCGAGGAGGTGGAGCGGGTTTCCGGCGTCAAGGGCGAGGAGCTGTACCAGGTCGCGAAACAGATGGCGGAGAACCGCCCGGCCACGCTGATCTGGTGCATGGGCGCCACCCAGAAGACGGTCGGCACCGCCAATGTCCGCTGCTTCTCCATCCTCCAGCTCGCCCTCGGCAATATCGGCGTGCCCGGCGGCGGGGCGAACATCTATCGCGGCCACTGTAATGTGCAGGGCGCCACGGACATGGGCCTCGATGTCTCCTCCCTGCCCGCCTATTACGGGTTGGCGGAGGGGGCCTGGAAGCACTGGGCGCGCGTCTGGGACATGCCCTATGACTGGGTCATCAACCGCTTCGGCCTGGAGGGAATGCCCTTCGAGGAGAAGAAGAAGCTTGCCGAGCTGAAGGGCATCCCGACCACCCGATGGTTCGACGGCGTGCTCGCCGAAGGGGATGAGATCGAGCAGCCCAATCCCATCACCGGCATGGTGGTCATGGGGCATGGCGGCAACACCGTGACCCGCATGCCCGACATGATCAAGGGCATGGAGAAGCTGAAGCTGCTGGTCGTCATCGACCCGCATCCCACCACCTTCGCCGCCATACGCCAGCGCCGCAACGGCACTTATATCCTGCCGGCCTGCACCCAGTTCGAGACGGAAGGAAGCCGCGTCTGCTCCAACCGCTCCATCCAGTGGGGCGAGAAGTTCGTCGAGCCGATCTTCGAGTCCAAGAACGACTACGAGATCCTCTATCTCCTGTCCCGCAAGCTCGGCTTCGCTGACCAGCTCTTCAAGCACATCCATGTGGAGGGCACCCAGCCGGTCGTGGAGGACATCCTGCGCGAGATCAACCGCGGCTCCCTGTCCATCGGCTGGACCGCCATCACGCCGGAACGCCTGAAGCTGCACATGCGACACCAGGAGGATTTCGACAAGATCACCATGCAGGCCACCAAGGGGCCGCTGAAGGGCGAATATTACGGACTGCCATGGCCGGCCTGGGGCAATCCGGAACTGCGCCACCCCGGCAGCCCGGTGCTGTACGACACCTCCAAGCATGTGATGGAGGGTGGCGGCACCTTCCGCGCCCGCTTCGGGGTGGAGCACAATGGCGAGACCCTGCTGGCCGAAGGCAGCTTCAGCAAGGGATCGGAGATCGAGGACGGCTATCCCGAATTCACCATGGCCGTCCTGCGCAAGCTGGGATGGGACCAGGAGCTGACGCCGGACGAGCGGCGGGTCATCGAGCTGATCGGCGGCAACGACGTGGACAGCGTCTCCTGGGCCACCGACCTCTCGCTGGGCATCCAGCGCATCGCCCTGAAACATGGCTGCCTGCCCTACGGCAACGCCAAGGCCCGCGCCGTGGCCTGGAACCTGCCGGACCCGGTGCCGATCCACCGCGAGCCGATCTACACGCCGCGCCCGGAACTGGCGCAGGCCTACCCGGCGCTGGAGAACCGACGCGACTTCCGCCTGCCGCACCTGAACCGGGGCGTCCAGGTCGCAGCCCTGGAGAAGAACATCCGCGAGCAGTTCCCCTTCGTCTACACCTCCGGCCGTCTGGTCGAGTACGAGGGCGGCGGCGAGGAAACCCGCTCCAACCGCTGGCTGGCCGAGCTGCAGCAGGAGATGTTCGCCGAGATCAATGTCGGCGACGCCCAACGCCTGGGCATCGAGGATGGCGGCTGGGTCTGGATCTACGGCCCCGAGAACAATTCCCGCGCCCGTATGAAGGCGCTGGTGACCGAGCGCGTCGGGCCGGGGGTCGTGTTCCTGCCCTTCCACTTCAGCGGCTACTGGGAAGGCGAGAGCCTGCGCAACGCCTATCCGCCTGGAACGGACCCGATCGTACTGGGCGCGCCGGCGAATGCGGTCACGACCTACGGCTACGATCCCGTGACCTTCATGCAGGAAACCAAAGTGACCCTCTGCCGGGTCGAGAAAGCTTAA
- a CDS encoding twin-arginine translocation signal domain-containing protein, producing MSGEDSKKGLERRNFLKAAGLAGVGAAAGAAAAVAAEGETLTETPEEQIKSRYRETAHVQRFYFLNRL from the coding sequence ATGAGCGGCGAAGACAGCAAGAAGGGTCTGGAGCGCCGGAATTTCCTGAAGGCCGCGGGTCTGGCGGGCGTCGGCGCGGCGGCGGGCGCCGCGGCCGCGGTCGCCGCCGAGGGGGAGACCCTGACGGAAACGCCGGAGGAGCAGATCAAGTCGCGCTACCGGGAAACGGCCCATGTGCAGCGCTTCTACTTTCTGAACCGTCTCTAA
- a CDS encoding acyl-CoA synthetase, with protein MIRELFDVTARRAHLSPGSPAMEELATGRSVTYRELDDRAARAASLLMELGLGEGDRVGVLCRNRIAFFELIFACAKLGAILVPLNWRMPAPELRQVLEDSRPTVVFAGAEDRAVAADAIGPDVRLVGLDDAGAGGYEALLKTAKPHPGRERWPADQVWYLLYTSGTTGRPKAVIYTYGMALVNYVNIGQAIGLTGRDATLCFLPLFHTAGINLHALPTLIAGGRVLVLPGFDADVMLDLLAAGRLDTFFGVPAVYQQISLHPRFEEVDLSRVRHWGCGGAPLPDALAKRFFDRGVRVCNGMGMTETGPTLFLMDPDRAVEKIGSVGKPQIMSAVRIVGPDGRDVRPGDAGELWIAGSGITPGYWQRPDATAAAFSSDGWLRSGDLARQDGDGYFYIVGRLKEMFITGGENVYPAEVENVLMLHPQVLEAAVVGMPDEKWGEVGRAFVRVRPGRDAPSAEELTAFCRARLAAYKVPKRFDLIEDFPRTASGKVQKHKLPKDASLPGSGDPT; from the coding sequence ATGATCCGGGAGCTGTTCGACGTCACTGCCCGGCGGGCGCACCTGTCGCCCGGAAGCCCGGCGATGGAGGAGCTGGCGACGGGCCGGAGCGTCACCTACCGCGAACTCGACGACAGGGCGGCCCGAGCGGCCAGCCTCCTGATGGAGTTGGGATTGGGTGAGGGCGACCGGGTGGGCGTCCTCTGCCGCAACCGCATCGCCTTCTTCGAGCTGATCTTCGCCTGCGCCAAGCTGGGCGCGATCCTGGTGCCGCTGAACTGGCGCATGCCCGCGCCGGAGCTGCGGCAGGTGCTGGAGGACAGCCGGCCGACGGTCGTGTTCGCCGGGGCGGAGGACCGGGCCGTGGCGGCCGACGCCATCGGGCCGGATGTCCGGCTGGTCGGGTTGGACGATGCGGGGGCCGGCGGCTACGAGGCGCTGCTCAAGACGGCCAAACCGCATCCGGGGCGGGAGCGGTGGCCGGCGGATCAGGTCTGGTACCTGCTCTACACCTCCGGCACCACGGGGCGGCCGAAGGCGGTGATCTACACCTACGGCATGGCCCTGGTGAACTACGTCAATATCGGGCAGGCCATCGGGCTCACAGGGCGCGACGCCACGCTGTGCTTCCTGCCGCTGTTCCACACGGCGGGGATCAACCTGCATGCCCTGCCGACGCTGATCGCCGGCGGACGGGTGCTGGTGCTGCCGGGCTTCGACGCGGATGTGATGCTGGACCTGCTGGCGGCGGGGCGGCTGGACACCTTCTTCGGCGTGCCCGCGGTCTATCAGCAGATCAGCCTGCATCCCCGGTTCGAGGAGGTGGACCTGTCCCGTGTTCGCCACTGGGGCTGCGGCGGGGCGCCCCTCCCGGACGCGCTGGCAAAGCGCTTCTTCGACCGCGGCGTGCGGGTCTGCAACGGCATGGGAATGACGGAGACGGGGCCGACCCTGTTCCTGATGGACCCGGACCGGGCGGTGGAGAAGATCGGCTCCGTCGGCAAGCCACAGATCATGAGCGCGGTGCGCATTGTCGGTCCGGATGGGCGGGATGTGCGGCCGGGCGATGCGGGGGAGCTCTGGATCGCGGGGTCGGGCATAACGCCGGGCTACTGGCAGCGCCCCGATGCGACAGCGGCGGCCTTCTCCTCAGATGGGTGGCTGCGCTCCGGCGACCTCGCCCGGCAGGATGGGGACGGCTATTTTTACATCGTCGGGCGGCTGAAAGAGATGTTCATCACCGGCGGGGAGAACGTCTATCCGGCCGAGGTGGAGAATGTGCTGATGCTGCATCCCCAGGTGCTGGAGGCGGCGGTGGTCGGCATGCCGGACGAGAAGTGGGGGGAGGTAGGGCGCGCCTTTGTCCGGGTGCGCCCGGGCCGGGACGCACCTTCGGCGGAGGAGCTGACCGCCTTCTGCCGCGCCCGGCTGGCGGCCTACAAGGTGCCGAAGCGCTTCGACCTGATCGAGGATTTTCCCCGCACCGCCTCAGGCAAGGTGCAGAAGCACAAGCTGCCGAAGGACGCATCCCTACCGGGTTCGGGTGATCCGACATGA
- a CDS encoding TetR/AcrR family transcriptional regulator, which produces MEDSAETALSKAPRTERGKRTLRRLLDAAAAEFGERGYHDASISGITQRAGAALGTFYTYFDSKEQVFRALVDDMGRLTRHWIAERVGNAPDRLTAERVGLEAFIEFAREHKDLYRIVMEAQFVAEDAYREYYRVFAEAYRRNLAQAVAKGEIRPGPAEERAWALIGMGVFLGLRYGVWNQDKSPAEVAAAVSDILTHGLRPDPAAGEGP; this is translated from the coding sequence TTGGAAGATTCGGCAGAGACGGCGCTGTCCAAGGCGCCCCGGACCGAACGCGGCAAGCGCACCCTGCGCCGTCTGCTGGATGCGGCAGCGGCGGAGTTCGGGGAGCGCGGCTATCACGACGCCTCGATCAGCGGCATCACCCAACGGGCCGGGGCTGCGCTGGGCACCTTCTATACCTATTTCGACAGCAAGGAGCAGGTGTTCCGCGCCTTGGTGGACGATATGGGCCGCCTGACCCGCCACTGGATCGCGGAGCGGGTGGGCAATGCGCCCGACCGCCTGACGGCGGAGCGGGTGGGGCTGGAGGCATTCATCGAGTTCGCCCGGGAGCACAAGGACCTCTACCGCATCGTCATGGAGGCTCAGTTCGTCGCCGAGGATGCTTATCGCGAATATTACCGTGTCTTCGCCGAAGCCTACCGGCGCAACCTGGCCCAGGCCGTGGCCAAGGGTGAAATCCGCCCCGGCCCGGCGGAGGAGCGGGCCTGGGCGTTGATCGGCATGGGCGTTTTCCTGGGGCTGCGCTACGGCGTCTGGAACCAGGACAAATCCCCGGCGGAGGTGGCGGCCGCCGTCTCCGATATCCTGACCCATGGTCTGCGGCCGGACCCCGCGGCGGGGGAGGGGCCATGA
- a CDS encoding formate dehydrogenase subunit gamma produces the protein MTRRLLILLTAALLAVASPVPQSAIAQETAQGNDIGGGAGRDVNAPVSPGLESRTPSDRFQSPDDVELYVPHNDQVMGRVSIPNYSLAMVVQPEGRTWRAYRMDWLFWIAGAAIIGMLALLTIFFLWRGRIRIEHGRSGRWVPRFNGLDRFAHWMTAISFVLLALTGLVITFGRPLLLPLLGHSAFGDLAGASALIHTISSVPFVLGLVLMLVLWIRDNIPEKADIAWIKSAGGILASGKGVHLEAGRFNAGQKILFWGVIFLGLSIALSGFLMMVPLYWTGVSGMQIIHVIHSLLAAAMMAMILGHIYIGTLGMEGAFDAMGRGEVDENWAIEHHRGWYNEQRKAGAVRGDVQPGASVAGAD, from the coding sequence ATGACCCGCAGGCTCCTCATCCTGCTCACAGCGGCCCTGCTCGCGGTGGCCAGCCCTGTCCCGCAGTCGGCCATCGCCCAGGAGACGGCGCAAGGGAACGATATCGGCGGCGGGGCCGGAAGGGACGTGAACGCGCCGGTGTCGCCCGGACTGGAAAGCCGCACCCCGAGCGACCGCTTCCAGTCCCCGGACGATGTGGAACTCTACGTCCCGCACAATGATCAGGTCATGGGGCGGGTCAGCATTCCGAACTACAGCCTGGCCATGGTCGTTCAGCCGGAGGGCAGGACATGGCGCGCCTACCGCATGGACTGGCTGTTCTGGATCGCTGGTGCCGCCATCATCGGCATGCTTGCGCTGCTGACCATCTTCTTCCTGTGGCGCGGCCGAATCCGGATCGAGCATGGGCGGTCCGGCCGCTGGGTACCGCGGTTCAACGGCCTGGACCGTTTCGCCCACTGGATGACGGCGATCAGCTTCGTGCTGCTGGCCCTGACGGGGCTGGTCATCACCTTTGGTCGTCCCCTGCTGCTGCCGCTGCTGGGGCACTCCGCGTTCGGCGACCTCGCCGGCGCCTCCGCCCTCATCCACACCATCTCCAGCGTTCCCTTCGTGCTGGGACTTGTGCTGATGCTGGTCCTGTGGATCAGGGACAACATCCCGGAGAAGGCGGATATCGCCTGGATCAAGAGCGCCGGCGGCATCCTGGCCAGCGGCAAGGGCGTGCATCTGGAAGCGGGGCGCTTCAATGCCGGTCAGAAGATCCTGTTCTGGGGCGTCATCTTCCTGGGCCTGAGCATCGCGCTCAGCGGCTTCCTGATGATGGTGCCGCTCTACTGGACCGGTGTTTCCGGCATGCAGATCATCCACGTCATCCATTCGCTCCTGGCAGCGGCGATGATGGCCATGATCCTGGGCCACATCTACATCGGCACGCTGGGAATGGAGGGCGCGTTCGACGCCATGGGCCGCGGCGAGGTGGACGAGAACTGGGCCATCGAGCATCACCGCGGCTGGTACAATGAACAGCGCAAGGCCGGCGCTGTCCGCGGGGATGTCCAGCCCGGCGCCAGCGTGGCCGGGGCGGACTGA
- a CDS encoding YybH family protein — translation MRAILTAAAVAVSATLPFSPPAAADDAAAALLEADRAFNAMAQEKGVGPAFAAFAEPAVQMLNLPSPDLKRDDLPKLFPPGYHLIWEPQDGRISADGTFGYTWGGATIRSTGPDGTVREQPSRYITVWRLQADGSWKWIADGGLAMPPAKKP, via the coding sequence ATGCGTGCAATCCTGACCGCTGCGGCCGTGGCGGTATCCGCAACTCTTCCATTCTCCCCGCCTGCCGCCGCGGACGATGCTGCGGCCGCTCTTCTGGAGGCCGACAGGGCCTTCAATGCCATGGCGCAGGAAAAGGGCGTTGGTCCGGCCTTCGCTGCATTCGCCGAGCCGGCGGTCCAGATGCTGAACCTCCCCTCGCCCGACTTGAAGCGGGACGATCTTCCGAAGCTGTTCCCGCCCGGCTACCACCTGATCTGGGAGCCGCAGGACGGCCGCATCTCGGCCGACGGCACCTTTGGCTATACGTGGGGAGGGGCGACCATCCGCAGCACCGGCCCCGACGGCACGGTGAGGGAGCAGCCCAGCCGCTATATCACGGTCTGGCGCCTTCAGGCGGATGGAAGCTGGAAGTGGATTGCCGACGGCGGACTTGCCATGCCGCCGGCGAAAAAGCCCTGA